From a region of the Defluviitalea raffinosedens genome:
- the csrA gene encoding carbon storage regulator CsrA: MLALTRKKDESIIIGDQIEITVLDIQGDKVRLGIQAPKNIAIYRKEIFLEIKEVNEAAVQSSINQIRHLGKIFKK, translated from the coding sequence ATGCTGGCATTGACGAGGAAAAAAGATGAATCCATTATCATAGGAGACCAAATAGAAATAACAGTATTGGACATCCAAGGGGATAAAGTGCGTTTGGGGATACAGGCACCAAAAAATATTGCGATCTATAGAAAAGAAATATTTTTAGAAATCAAAGAAGTAAATGAGGCAGCAGTACAAAGCTCTATCAATCAAATCAGACACTTGGGAAAAATATTTAAAAAATAA
- the fliW gene encoding flagellar assembly protein FliW yields the protein MILQTKHFGELNIDEGKVITFPEGIPGFPDHKRYVFIFDEEDENSPFCWLQSVDDGDIAFALVNPLKIYSDYSPEVDNEHTEALGEFSESDLIVYAIVVVPEDITQMTANLKAPIIINIKTKIGMQVIAQNEEYEVKHKIFNDLQEYASAKEGV from the coding sequence ATGATCTTACAAACCAAGCATTTTGGTGAATTAAATATAGATGAAGGCAAAGTGATCACCTTCCCTGAAGGGATTCCCGGTTTTCCAGATCATAAAAGATACGTATTTATTTTTGATGAGGAAGATGAAAACAGCCCATTTTGCTGGCTGCAGTCTGTAGATGACGGTGATATTGCTTTTGCCTTGGTTAACCCATTAAAAATTTATTCTGATTATTCTCCGGAAGTAGATAATGAGCATACCGAAGCTTTAGGAGAATTTAGTGAAAGTGACTTAATTGTTTATGCGATAGTGGTTGTCCCTGAAGATATCACTCAGATGACAGCTAATCTGAAAGCACCTATTATAATCAATATAAAAACTAAAATAGGAATGCAAGTGATTGCGCAAAATGAAGAGTATGAAGTAAAGCATAAAATCTTTAACGACTTACAAGAATATGCTTCTGCGAAAGAGGGTGTGTAG
- the flgL gene encoding flagellar hook-associated protein FlgL — MRITNSMMVNNMLLGLNRNTQKLNDIYMQMTTLQKIQKPSDDPIIAGRALKFRTSVAELTQYGDNVKQAKSWMETTENALVNTRSVLDSMRERCVQAASDILNTDGRKKVIEDLKELKNQLVLEGNVSYAGRYVFSGFKTDKKLIYDKADSSRTIEFNQTFTSDNLETMKLGEKEFTRIRLPYGNIDGTGIDIKLNGSTVPVDPSNIVVKSSTDLPNPPADDDPYEPSPGKIHILKDTGEIIFNSGDVATITNLEITYRKTDFNIGDPMPEHYFNCTDITDAANPISYVPSDDAMEYEVGANSKITVNSLGNKILTPELMQDIDELIKYVENYDKRMEEIEAGKRPQTDEFSLSELFDKMIGKLDRHMANLSTHHAELGSRMMRLTFIENRISDDKVNFKELMTNNESVDIEEVYTEFSMQSAVYQSSLIATSRIIQPTLLDFIR, encoded by the coding sequence ATGCGAATTACAAACAGTATGATGGTAAATAACATGCTTTTGGGACTTAATAGAAATACTCAAAAGCTCAATGATATCTATATGCAGATGACGACATTGCAAAAGATTCAGAAGCCTTCAGATGATCCCATTATTGCAGGAAGAGCTCTGAAATTTAGAACCAGTGTTGCGGAACTAACTCAATATGGAGATAACGTAAAGCAGGCAAAATCCTGGATGGAGACAACAGAAAATGCCCTTGTGAATACGCGTTCCGTGTTGGATTCTATGAGGGAACGTTGTGTTCAGGCGGCGTCCGATATATTAAATACGGATGGCAGAAAAAAAGTCATAGAAGACTTAAAAGAGCTTAAAAACCAATTGGTTCTTGAGGGAAACGTTAGTTATGCAGGAAGATATGTTTTCTCAGGCTTCAAAACGGATAAGAAATTAATTTATGACAAAGCAGACAGTAGCAGAACTATTGAATTTAACCAAACATTTACAAGTGATAATCTAGAAACTATGAAACTAGGGGAAAAAGAGTTTACACGAATTCGACTTCCTTATGGGAATATTGATGGTACTGGAATAGACATTAAACTTAATGGAAGTACTGTTCCAGTAGATCCGAGTAACATAGTAGTGAAAAGTTCTACAGACCTTCCAAATCCGCCTGCAGATGATGACCCTTACGAACCGTCACCAGGCAAAATACACATACTTAAGGATACTGGAGAGATTATATTCAATTCAGGGGATGTTGCAACGATAACCAATCTTGAAATTACCTATAGAAAGACTGATTTTAACATTGGGGATCCTATGCCAGAGCATTACTTTAACTGTACGGATATAACAGATGCTGCCAACCCTATTTCTTATGTTCCATCGGACGATGCTATGGAATATGAAGTAGGTGCCAACAGTAAGATTACAGTAAATAGTCTGGGCAACAAGATTCTGACTCCGGAACTTATGCAGGACATCGACGAATTGATTAAGTATGTAGAAAATTACGACAAAAGAATGGAAGAAATTGAAGCAGGTAAAAGGCCACAAACAGATGAATTTTCTTTATCAGAACTGTTCGATAAAATGATAGGCAAACTGGATCGACACATGGCTAATTTATCTACTCACCATGCAGAGTTAGGAAGCCGTATGATGAGGCTTACATTCATAGAGAACAGAATAAGTGACGATAAAGTGAATTTCAAAGAATTAATGACAAATAATGAGTCTGTGGATATTGAAGAAGTCTATACAGAATTTAGTATGCAATCGGCAGTATATCAATCTTCTCTGATCGCAACCTCACGCATTATCCAGCCGACATTACTGGACTTTATACGATAG
- the flgK gene encoding flagellar hook-associated protein FlgK — protein MSSTFLGLNTGVNGIFTARTALDVTAHNITNANTKGYSRQVVEQRATKAIPNAGKGMIGTGSEVYGIDQLRNFYIDTKYWSESSTLGQYSVKTTQLSLIESLFNEPSDSGFNTIFNNFFNAVNGLVNNADSGEHRAALKEAAATLTHYFNSTAEHLKKYQRDLNFEIKTKVEEINVISRKIQNLNQQIYKYEMDGSKANDLRDERARLVDQLSKIINVEAEELEVNGEKQFRVKINGQILVNHFNAKQLKVVPRENSDGDAVKYNPEDVDGLYDIKWENGNDFDISDPNLSGELKGYLDMRDGNNNLNFKGKFDSAVNNGDGTITLTIKDPSRIDLDSKGIIAINGYNVEYDGLKYDSATNTITIEVSQTQWDSIPAPASGSSVEVGNGMSYKGIPYYLNRLNEFVRIFAKAVNEGKDRNGDNISELNGGHFNAVNSEGETGTYFFTYKENGSAKGSNELGGSLDYTKITAENFTLSKDILEDVGKIAAALQGEDLPSGNGFMEALKALRNYTHLFREGTADSYMNSIVSELGINGQQAKMLEKTQTNITMAVENQRLSVSGVDLNEEMSYMIQYQQLYNAAAKVISVMDEILDVTINRMGA, from the coding sequence GTGAGTTCGACATTTCTTGGATTAAACACAGGAGTTAATGGAATATTTACAGCACGGACAGCGCTGGATGTAACTGCCCATAATATTACCAATGCCAATACAAAAGGATATAGCCGCCAAGTCGTAGAACAACGAGCAACCAAGGCTATTCCGAATGCAGGAAAAGGAATGATCGGGACAGGTTCGGAAGTTTATGGCATAGATCAATTAAGGAATTTTTATATCGATACAAAATATTGGTCTGAAAGTTCCACATTAGGGCAATATAGTGTTAAAACAACACAGCTGTCTCTAATAGAGAGTCTTTTTAATGAACCTTCCGATTCAGGGTTTAATACGATTTTTAATAATTTTTTTAATGCCGTTAATGGTTTGGTTAATAACGCTGACAGTGGAGAACATAGAGCTGCCTTAAAAGAAGCGGCAGCTACTCTAACACATTACTTTAATTCAACTGCAGAGCATCTGAAAAAATATCAGAGGGATTTAAACTTTGAAATAAAAACTAAAGTTGAAGAAATTAATGTGATTTCCAGAAAAATTCAAAATCTAAACCAGCAAATCTACAAATACGAAATGGATGGAAGTAAAGCAAATGATCTTAGGGATGAAAGAGCAAGACTGGTTGACCAGCTTTCTAAGATTATCAATGTAGAAGCAGAAGAATTAGAAGTTAATGGAGAGAAGCAATTCAGGGTTAAAATTAACGGACAGATTTTGGTCAATCACTTTAATGCAAAGCAGTTAAAAGTGGTACCAAGAGAAAATTCCGATGGAGATGCTGTAAAATATAATCCTGAGGACGTAGATGGTTTGTATGATATAAAATGGGAAAATGGTAATGACTTTGATATCTCGGATCCGAATTTAAGCGGAGAACTTAAAGGTTATCTCGATATGCGGGATGGTAATAATAATCTCAATTTTAAAGGTAAATTTGATTCAGCGGTAAATAATGGAGATGGAACAATTACCCTGACCATTAAAGATCCCAGCAGAATTGACCTTGATTCTAAGGGAATTATAGCAATAAATGGCTATAATGTTGAATATGATGGGCTAAAGTATGACAGTGCAACGAATACCATTACCATTGAAGTTAGCCAAACACAGTGGGACAGCATACCTGCGCCAGCTTCTGGATCATCAGTAGAAGTAGGCAATGGTATGTCATACAAAGGGATCCCATATTACTTAAACAGACTGAATGAATTTGTCAGAATCTTTGCCAAAGCAGTTAATGAAGGGAAAGATAGAAATGGTGATAATATTTCAGAGTTAAATGGAGGCCATTTCAATGCGGTGAATTCAGAAGGAGAGACCGGAACTTATTTCTTTACTTATAAAGAAAATGGTTCGGCAAAGGGATCGAATGAATTAGGTGGTTCCCTGGATTATACGAAAATAACAGCAGAGAATTTCACGCTTTCAAAGGATATTTTAGAAGATGTAGGTAAAATAGCTGCGGCCCTGCAGGGAGAAGATCTCCCCAGTGGTAACGGATTTATGGAAGCTCTCAAAGCATTAAGGAATTATACCCATTTGTTTAGAGAAGGTACCGCTGATTCATATATGAATTCTATTGTAAGTGAGCTGGGTATTAATGGACAACAGGCAAAAATGTTAGAAAAGACCCAAACCAATATTACAATGGCAGTAGAAAACCAAAGACTGTCCGTAAGTGGTGTTGACTTAAATGAAGAAATGTCCTATATGATACAATACCAACAATTGTATAATGCAGCAGCCAAAGTGATTTCCGTAATGGATGAAATCCTTGATGTGACGATTAATAGAATGGGTGCATAG